Below is a window of Longimicrobiaceae bacterium DNA.
ACCCGAACAACCGCGAGCTGGCCCAGATGCTCTCGTCGGTATACGACACCAAGGTCGAGACGCTGCAGCGGGCCGTGCAGATCTGACGACGGAAGAAGAAGCACTCACCATCCATCCGAAGGCATACATCCCATGATCGGCAAGACGTTCGTGCTGGCGGCCGCGAGTGTGGCGGCCATGGCCGGGGCCTGCCCGGCGCAGCAGCAGGTGGACCGCCGCCTGGCGACCGGCGCCGGCGGCGCGGTGGAGATCAGCAACGTGTCCGGGTCCGTGCGCGTCACCGCGTGGGACCGCAACGAGGTGCAGGTCACGGGCACGCTGGGCCGCGGCACGGAGCGGCTGGACTTCGCCAACGAGGGCGGGCGGGTGGTGGTGCGCGTGGTGCTGCCCCGCAGCGGCCACGACATCCGCGGCAGCGACCTGGAGGTGCGGGTGCCCGCGGGCAAGGACGTGACGGTGCGCACGGTGAGCGCCGACGCGGGCGTGGCGGGGGTGAACGGCCTGGTGGATGCCCGCTCGGTGAGCGGCGACCTGCGTGTGACCGGCCGCCCCCGCGAGGTGATCGCGAACACCAAGAGCGGCGACGTGAGCGTCACGGTGAGCAGCGACCGCGTGCACGCGGAGTCGGTGAGCGGCGACGTGGAGGTGCACGGCGCGGCGCGGCGCGGCCTGGAGGTCAACTCCGTGAGCGGCGACGTGGCGAGCGACGCGGCCACGTCCGACGCCCGCGTGGGCACGGTGAGCGGCGAGGTCTCCGTCGCCGGGGTCACGGGCCGCCTGGAGGTCTCCACCGTGAGCGGCGAGATCCACGCGGAGGGCCGGCGCCTGCAGGGCAGCTTCCAGTCGGTGAGCGGCGACGTGCGCATTGAGGGCGACCTAGATCCCTCCGGCGCCATGCAGATCAACACGCACAGTGGCGACGTGTCGCTCGCCCTGCCGTCCGGCGCCTCGGCCGAGATCGACATGAGCAGCTTCAGCGGCGACGTGGAGACCGGCGGCTCGGGCGCGCGCATCACCCGCTCGTCGGGCCGCGACCGGCACGTGTCCGTGGGCAGCGGCGGGGCGCGCGTGACCGTCCGCACCTTCAGCGGCGACCTGGTGCTCTCGCGCTGAGCCGCGCCGGTGCCTCCGCTCCGCCGTCGCGCGCAGCGGAGGCGCCGTCGTTCCCGCATCTTCCGAATCGCGGTCCCCGTCCTTCCGGACCGCTACCCATCTCCCGAGAACACGGAGCCTGCCCGATGACGCTCTCCCCATCCATCTCGCGTGCGTTCGTGCTGGCGGCCGCCGGCCCGGCGCTCTTCGCGCTGCCCGCGGCGGCGCAGCGGTTCACGCTGGCGGGCGACCGCGCGGCGTTCTACAACCTGGCG
It encodes the following:
- a CDS encoding DUF4097 family beta strand repeat-containing protein, encoding MIGKTFVLAAASVAAMAGACPAQQQVDRRLATGAGGAVEISNVSGSVRVTAWDRNEVQVTGTLGRGTERLDFANEGGRVVVRVVLPRSGHDIRGSDLEVRVPAGKDVTVRTVSADAGVAGVNGLVDARSVSGDLRVTGRPREVIANTKSGDVSVTVSSDRVHAESVSGDVEVHGAARRGLEVNSVSGDVASDAATSDARVGTVSGEVSVAGVTGRLEVSTVSGEIHAEGRRLQGSFQSVSGDVRIEGDLDPSGAMQINTHSGDVSLALPSGASAEIDMSSFSGDVETGGSGARITRSSGRDRHVSVGSGGARVTVRTFSGDLVLSR